The Paraburkholderia agricolaris genome includes the window TGTTCCAGCTCCGACAGTTCGTCGAGGATGCGCGAGCCGTTCGAGAGGTAAAGCTCGCCCTCCGGCGTGAGGGAGAGGCGTCGCGTGGTGCGATTCATCAGCCGCACGCCAAGGCGCCGCTCCAGTTGCGCGAGCCGCTTGCTGACCGCAGGCGGCGTCACACCCAGTTCGCGCGCCGCAGCGGCAAGATTGCGATGCCGCGCCACGAGCGCGAACAGGTTCAGATCTGAGAAGCCATCCATTGCACTACTCCCTCGTATTGCTTGATTCGTTCCTGAAAGTTACGACCGGATTGCTTTTTCGGAAACCCAATCGTCTATTTCATGAATTAGACTTCAAGCAACGTCGGGAGGCAACCATGTTCGAAGGTTTTACGGATGCGTCGACCTATGTCGACGGCATCAGGATTCACGCAATCAAGGGCGGAAGCGGCCCCGCGCTTTTGCTGTTGCACGGCCATCCGCAAACGCACGCAATCTGGCACAAGGTTGCGCCCGCGCTCGCCGGGCATTTCACTGTGATTGCTGCCGATTTGCGCGGCTACGGCGACAGCGGCAAGCCGCGAGGCACCGCCGACCATGCCAACTACTCGAAGCGCCGCATGGCGCTCGACCAGGTCGAACTCATGCGTAGCCTTGGCTTCGCCTCGTTCGCGGTGATCGGTCATGACCGAGGCGGACGTGTCGCCGCGCGCATGGCGCTCGATCACCCGGACGCTGTGACGTGCCTCGTCACGCTCGACGTCGCGCCGACGCTGGCGATGTATGAGAAGACCTCGTTCGAGTTCGCGCGCGCCTACTGGCACTGGTTCATGCTGATACGCCCCGCGCCGTTCCCGGAAACACTGATTCGCGCGGATCCTGACCTGTACCTCAAGCAGACGATGGGCGCGCGCAGCGCGGGTCTTGCGCCGTTCACCGCGGCGGCTTACGCGGAATATCTGCGCTGCGTGTCCGATCCCGACACCGCGCACGGCATCTGCGAGGACTACCGCGCGAGCGTGACGATCGATCTCGAGCACGACCGCGCAACGCTGGATGCGCAACAGCAGATCGCCTGCCCGTTTATGGCGCTATGGGGCGCAGACGGCGTGATCGAGCAATGCTTCGATCCGCTCGCGGAATGGCGGGCGTATGCGCCGCACGTGCAAGGCCAGGCGCTGTCTTGCGGTCACTACATCGCCGAAGAAGCG containing:
- a CDS encoding alpha/beta fold hydrolase, whose product is MFEGFTDASTYVDGIRIHAIKGGSGPALLLLHGHPQTHAIWHKVAPALAGHFTVIAADLRGYGDSGKPRGTADHANYSKRRMALDQVELMRSLGFASFAVIGHDRGGRVAARMALDHPDAVTCLVTLDVAPTLAMYEKTSFEFARAYWHWFMLIRPAPFPETLIRADPDLYLKQTMGARSAGLAPFTAAAYAEYLRCVSDPDTAHGICEDYRASVTIDLEHDRATLDAQQQIACPFMALWGADGVIEQCFDPLAEWRAYAPHVQGQALSCGHYIAEEAPQLLLDHLLPFLTTQAITA